From Microcystis aeruginosa NIES-2549, a single genomic window includes:
- the rimM gene encoding ribosome maturation factor RimM (Essential for efficient processing of 16S rRNA), which produces MEENWLEIGTIVAPQGLEGELRVLSVSDFPERFEKRGIRGIQGAQGGEIREITLLRGRELPGKNVYVIKLEGVENREQAEALRGYKLWANKLEKPRLKADEYHVSELVNLEVYHHLTGEKIGVVVDILWAGNDILAVQLEANLAPLKKKSSSSDSGARALVPFVKEIVPLVDLKAARIEITPPPGLLEINLS; this is translated from the coding sequence ATGGAAGAAAATTGGCTAGAAATTGGGACAATAGTAGCACCCCAGGGACTGGAGGGAGAATTGCGAGTTTTATCGGTATCAGATTTTCCCGAACGTTTTGAGAAGCGAGGTATTAGGGGAATACAAGGGGCCCAGGGGGGAGAAATCCGAGAAATTACTCTGCTCAGGGGACGTGAGCTACCGGGAAAAAATGTTTATGTTATCAAGTTAGAGGGGGTTGAAAATCGGGAACAAGCTGAAGCTTTGCGCGGATATAAATTATGGGCGAATAAACTAGAAAAACCTCGCCTAAAAGCGGATGAATATCATGTTAGCGAGCTAGTAAACTTAGAGGTTTATCATCACCTGACAGGAGAAAAAATCGGGGTTGTGGTGGATATTTTGTGGGCGGGTAATGACATTTTAGCAGTGCAACTAGAAGCAAATCTCGCCCCCCTCAAGAAAAAAAGTTCATCCTCCGACTCAGGGGCCCGGGCCCTGGTCCCCTTCGTCAAAGAAATTGTGCCACTGGTGGATCTGAAAGCGGCACGCATCGAGATTACGCCACCACCGGGGTTATTAGAGATCAATTTATCCTAG